A single genomic interval of Chlorogloeopsis sp. ULAP01 harbors:
- a CDS encoding LysR family transcriptional regulator, with the protein MESIQHFSLAGIDLNLLVVFDALMTEQHLTRAAEKIGLSQPATSNALARLRKLFKDDLFIKTSKGITPTPRAIALAVPIREALTQIQSVVSSQPEFDPKTSDRVFRIGMDDYTEIVFLSKLLQELSHIAPNVRVQVRSSTWQKAPKLLDADEIDLALGYFPEFSSWHQKQTLYLETFICVASAERFKKRKRLTIEEYASASHLLVSPKEDMVGMVDELLAQQGLSRIVAVSVPNFLIVPFVLVSTELVATIPSQIVATLTQTWNLYAFPLPFEMPGFSVDMLWHSKSDRDPGHTWLRELITRLCPE; encoded by the coding sequence ATGGAGTCGATTCAGCATTTCTCATTGGCAGGGATTGACCTCAACCTCTTGGTCGTATTCGATGCCTTGATGACTGAGCAGCACCTCACTCGTGCAGCAGAGAAAATTGGATTGAGCCAACCTGCAACCAGTAATGCCTTGGCTCGACTCCGCAAGCTATTCAAAGATGATCTGTTTATCAAAACTTCTAAAGGAATTACGCCCACACCGAGAGCGATTGCGCTGGCTGTTCCGATCCGTGAAGCGCTCACCCAAATCCAATCAGTGGTCAGTAGCCAGCCAGAGTTTGATCCAAAAACGAGCGATCGCGTTTTCCGAATCGGGATGGATGACTATACCGAAATTGTATTTTTATCTAAGCTTCTACAAGAACTTAGTCACATAGCTCCAAATGTGCGGGTTCAAGTCCGTTCTAGCACCTGGCAAAAAGCACCAAAATTACTGGATGCAGACGAAATTGATTTAGCATTAGGATATTTTCCAGAGTTTTCATCCTGGCATCAAAAGCAGACGCTTTACTTAGAAACATTCATTTGTGTTGCTAGTGCTGAACGTTTCAAAAAGCGTAAACGATTGACGATAGAGGAATACGCTAGTGCATCGCATTTACTGGTTTCACCTAAAGAAGACATGGTAGGGATGGTCGATGAATTGCTAGCACAGCAGGGTCTGAGCCGAATCGTTGCTGTATCTGTCCCCAACTTCTTGATTGTACCTTTTGTTCTCGTCAGTACAGAGCTAGTTGCTACTATACCGTCCCAGATTGTGGCAACCTTAACTCAAACTTGGAATCTCTATGCTTTCCCCTTGCCGTTTGAGATGCCAGGGTTTTCAGTCGATATGCTGTGGCATAGTAAGAGCGATCGCGATCCTGGACACACATGGTTACGCGAACTGATTACACGGTTATGCCCAGAGTAA
- a CDS encoding ester cyclase, translating into MSIIREIYEGFQRGEFERWDAVIAQDVEIYSPAYWGGQGLDALKAFGAEFVKALKPRIDLVDEFDGGDRAFLTVNLNWKHVEPFFDLKPTGREGTSIETFILTIQNGQVTRFGVADNTLDLAIYLWGRGYSMAHNIRPEPIVQGIER; encoded by the coding sequence ATGTCGATTATTCGTGAAATCTATGAAGGATTCCAAAGAGGAGAGTTCGAGCGTTGGGATGCGGTGATTGCTCAAGATGTAGAAATTTATAGCCCTGCTTACTGGGGTGGTCAAGGACTGGATGCGTTAAAAGCTTTTGGTGCTGAGTTTGTAAAGGCGCTCAAACCTCGGATTGACTTAGTTGATGAATTTGATGGTGGCGATCGCGCCTTTTTGACGGTGAATCTAAACTGGAAGCACGTTGAACCCTTTTTCGATCTCAAACCAACAGGTCGAGAAGGAACATCAATTGAAACGTTTATTCTGACTATCCAGAACGGTCAAGTGACTCGCTTCGGAGTTGCTGATAACACCCTTGATCTCGCAATTTACTTGTGGGGGCGGGGCTATTCGATGGCACACAATATTCGTCCTGAGCCGATCGTGCAGGGGATTGAACGCTAG
- a CDS encoding zinc-dependent alcohol dehydrogenase family protein, translating to MMNTTRIYRFHQYGNPDVLQLESLPLLEPSAGEVRVRVQAMSLNRADLLWMANNYVEAPTLPARVGYEIAGVVEAVGANVTEFQVGDRVSSIPTFSIRDYANFGETAILPVRGLIKTPENFTPVQGASFAFAYFTGYFALVELAHLQPYQTVLITAGTSTTGLAAIAIAKKMGAKVITTTRTSKKRNVLLRAGADDAIATEEEDLVARVMNITENQGADVVYDAVAGGLSERLVQATKIRGHWIVYGLLDTENLGLFPWLPMAIRSVQFHGVYKVFDFTGNRNLGSLGNEEALARAKQFIAGGLSDGSLPVVIDRKFQGIESLPEAMRVMASNHAAGKIVVTV from the coding sequence ATGATGAATACAACACGAATTTACCGTTTCCATCAGTATGGTAATCCTGACGTTCTACAACTAGAGAGTCTACCTCTGTTGGAGCCTAGTGCAGGTGAAGTACGGGTCAGAGTTCAAGCGATGAGTTTGAATCGAGCCGATCTGTTGTGGATGGCAAACAACTATGTTGAAGCACCAACATTACCTGCGCGTGTCGGTTATGAAATTGCAGGTGTCGTAGAAGCCGTCGGAGCAAATGTGACCGAATTTCAGGTGGGCGATCGCGTCAGTTCCATTCCTACCTTTTCCATCCGCGACTACGCCAACTTTGGTGAAACGGCAATTCTACCTGTGCGCGGTTTGATCAAAACCCCGGAGAACTTTACGCCAGTACAAGGCGCTAGTTTTGCGTTTGCCTACTTCACCGGATACTTTGCACTGGTCGAATTGGCACATCTGCAACCCTACCAAACGGTGTTAATTACAGCAGGAACCAGTACGACTGGCTTGGCGGCGATCGCCATTGCTAAGAAAATGGGTGCAAAGGTGATTACCACAACACGAACCAGCAAGAAACGTAATGTATTGCTGAGGGCAGGTGCTGATGATGCGATCGCTACCGAAGAAGAAGATTTGGTTGCCCGTGTGATGAACATTACGGAGAATCAGGGGGCAGATGTTGTTTATGATGCTGTAGCAGGTGGACTGAGTGAAAGATTAGTACAGGCAACAAAAATTCGGGGTCACTGGATTGTTTATGGTCTACTGGATACTGAGAATTTGGGACTTTTTCCGTGGTTGCCAATGGCAATCCGCAGCGTTCAATTTCACGGGGTTTACAAAGTGTTTGATTTTACTGGAAATCGCAACTTGGGGTCGCTTGGAAATGAGGAAGCGCTTGCCCGCGCTAAACAGTTTATTGCTGGTGGGTTAAGTGATGGCTCCCTGCCAGTCGTCATCGATCGCAAATTTCAAGGCATTGAATCGCTACCTGAAGCAATGCGTGTGATGGCATCCAATCATGCGGCTGGCAAAATTGTAGTGACGGTATGA
- a CDS encoding DUF5615 family PIN-like protein: MSSIFICLYLDEDVNVLVADLLEARGFDVITARDAGQLHATDVEQLAFAVSQARTLVTHNRNDFEELVQN, translated from the coding sequence GTGAGTAGTATATTCATTTGTCTGTATTTGGATGAGGATGTCAATGTATTGGTAGCCGACTTGCTTGAAGCAAGAGGTTTTGATGTCATTACTGCACGAGATGCAGGGCAACTTCACGCAACTGATGTAGAACAACTTGCCTTTGCTGTAAGTCAAGCAAGAACTCTTGTTACTCACAACAGAAATGATTTTGAGGAACTTGTACAGAATTAA
- a CDS encoding DUF433 domain-containing protein, with product MVQATEYLYVVRDDEILHGEPIIRGTRTPVRAIVETWRMGIAPEEIPKGMPHLTLGQVFGALTYYSDHQDEINQYIEKNRISDELIDPLVRDL from the coding sequence ATGGTTCAAGCGACAGAATATCTTTATGTTGTTCGGGATGATGAGATTCTACATGGAGAACCCATTATCCGAGGAACTCGTACACCCGTCAGAGCAATTGTCGAAACTTGGCGAATGGGCATAGCACCAGAGGAAATTCCCAAAGGAATGCCACATCTGACTTTGGGGCAAGTCTTCGGAGCATTAACCTACTATAGCGACCACCAAGACGAAATTAATCAATATATTGAAAAAAATCGCATTTCTGACGAATTGATCGATCCATTGGTGAGAGATTTGTGA
- a CDS encoding DHH family phosphoesterase: MLHQTSIAPVKTRRRLPNQRWQIYPQKIELAQNLIEVTNLSPLVNQLLINRGIDTPVAAQAFLDPESVNLPSPLEEFPDLAVSLELLQDSVIRKEKIAICGDYDADGMTSTALLLRCLRWLGAEVDYAIPSRMHEGYGINKRIIEEFKSEGVGLVLTVDNGISAVEPIARARELGLKVIVTDHHDIPQTLPPANAILNPKLLPESSLYRGVAGVGVAYILAVSLAQQLGKTNSGIIKPLLELFTLGTIADLAPLTGVNRRWVKRGLQQLPQSKLPGVQALIQMSGVQARQGEGERRRGGEGERGRNSQSPVPNPLYPVPNSKTLKPEDIGFRLGPRINAIGRIGDPQIVIELLTTDDMGIALERAMRCEAINLHRQQMCEQIEQEAIALVETEYVASLHQNRVLVVVQPNWHHGVIGIVASRLVERYGVPVFIGTYEDDNHIRGSARGIPEFHVFAALEYCQDLLGKFGGHKAAGGFSLPAENLAALRSRLGEFANQCLELQHLKPLLKIDVQANLNQIDQQLYQQLHALEPCGIDNPDPVFWTPNVQVIEQQTVGKGHLKLTVAQTINNLQFQIKAIAWRWRDYFPLPKRVDIAYKLRENNFNGNTTIELELLGVRLPERSQLLFASTATPIKTSFEHNQRQYTCGIYQNGSLPELRIKNPEGKVLAVSQGHNIGLLGTNRENAQEIDVTQPQYDSIIQAALEALGKLAEKLRD, from the coding sequence GTGCTACACCAAACTTCAATTGCACCAGTGAAAACCCGTCGGCGCTTGCCCAACCAGCGTTGGCAGATTTACCCACAAAAAATAGAATTAGCACAAAATTTGATTGAGGTAACAAATTTATCGCCTCTTGTTAATCAATTATTAATTAATCGGGGCATTGATACGCCTGTTGCCGCACAAGCTTTTTTAGATCCAGAATCTGTAAACTTGCCTTCACCATTGGAGGAATTTCCAGATTTGGCAGTTAGCTTGGAACTGTTGCAAGATAGCGTTATCCGTAAAGAAAAAATCGCCATTTGCGGAGACTATGATGCAGATGGTATGACTAGTACTGCTTTATTGTTACGTTGTTTGCGTTGGTTGGGTGCTGAGGTAGATTACGCTATTCCCAGTCGGATGCATGAAGGTTATGGCATTAATAAACGCATCATCGAAGAATTTAAGAGTGAAGGTGTAGGGCTAGTTCTCACTGTCGATAATGGTATTTCTGCTGTTGAACCAATCGCTAGAGCCAGAGAACTCGGTTTAAAGGTAATTGTCACCGATCACCACGACATTCCCCAAACTTTACCTCCAGCCAACGCTATCCTCAATCCCAAATTACTACCAGAATCTTCACTTTATCGTGGTGTTGCAGGTGTTGGTGTTGCCTACATTTTAGCGGTGTCTCTGGCACAACAGTTAGGTAAAACCAATAGTGGCATTATCAAGCCACTACTGGAACTATTTACATTAGGAACCATTGCCGACTTAGCTCCTTTAACAGGGGTAAATCGCCGTTGGGTAAAACGCGGTTTGCAGCAATTACCCCAATCAAAATTGCCGGGAGTGCAGGCGTTAATTCAAATGTCTGGAGTGCAGGCGCGGCAAGGAGAAGGGGAGAGGAGGAGAGGGGGAGAGGGGGAGAGAGGAAGAAATTCCCAGTCCCCTGTACCCAATCCCCTGTACCCAGTCCCCAATTCAAAAACTTTGAAGCCGGAGGATATTGGCTTTCGCTTGGGACCACGCATTAATGCTATTGGTAGAATTGGCGATCCTCAAATTGTGATTGAACTACTAACTACGGATGATATGGGGATAGCGCTGGAAAGAGCTATGCGGTGCGAAGCAATTAATTTGCATCGTCAACAGATGTGCGAGCAAATTGAACAAGAAGCGATCGCATTAGTTGAAACAGAATATGTGGCATCTCTACATCAAAATCGTGTTTTGGTGGTAGTTCAACCCAACTGGCACCACGGCGTAATTGGTATTGTTGCTTCCCGGTTGGTAGAACGCTACGGTGTCCCCGTGTTTATTGGCACCTACGAAGATGACAATCATATTCGCGGTTCGGCGCGAGGCATACCAGAGTTTCATGTATTTGCAGCTTTGGAATATTGCCAAGACTTACTCGGTAAATTTGGCGGGCATAAAGCGGCTGGCGGATTTTCTTTACCAGCAGAAAATTTAGCAGCACTGCGATCACGTTTAGGAGAATTCGCCAACCAATGTCTGGAACTTCAGCATCTCAAACCACTACTCAAAATTGACGTTCAAGCCAACCTCAATCAAATTGATCAACAACTCTATCAACAACTGCACGCTCTAGAACCCTGCGGAATTGACAACCCAGATCCAGTTTTTTGGACTCCTAATGTCCAAGTTATCGAACAGCAAACCGTTGGTAAAGGACATCTCAAACTGACAGTTGCTCAAACTATCAATAATCTGCAATTTCAAATTAAAGCGATCGCTTGGCGATGGCGTGACTATTTTCCTCTGCCAAAAAGAGTAGATATTGCTTATAAATTGCGAGAAAACAACTTTAATGGCAATACAACTATTGAATTAGAATTACTTGGCGTTAGACTACCAGAGCGATCGCAGCTATTGTTTGCCTCTACTGCTACTCCCATCAAAACTAGTTTTGAACATAACCAGCGTCAATATACCTGTGGCATTTATCAAAATGGTTCTTTACCAGAATTAAGAATTAAAAATCCTGAAGGCAAAGTCTTAGCTGTTTCGCAAGGACATAATATTGGTTTATTGGGAACTAATCGTGAGAACGCACAAGAGATTGATGTTACTCAACCCCAGTATGACAGCATTATTCAGGCTGCTCTTGAGGCTTTAGGTAAGTTGGCAGAAAAGTTACGCGATTAG
- a CDS encoding exonuclease SbcCD subunit D produces the protein MIKLLHLSDIHMGSGFSHGRINPETGTNTRLEDFVNTLSRCMDRALSEPVDLVIFGGDAFPDATPPPYVQEAFASQFRRLVDAQIPTVLLVGNHDQHSQGQGGASLCIYRTLGVPGVVVGDKLTTHCVQTRNGAVQVITLPWLTRSALMTRRETEGLSLAEVHQLLIERLQVVLEAEIRRLDPKLPTILLGHLMVDNASLGAERFLAVGKGFTIPLSTLARPCFDYVALGHIHRHQNLNKSNNPPMVYPGSIERVDFSEEKEDKGYVMVELERGNVKWEFCPLPVRSFCTIEVDVSKAEDPQAAIAKAIAKHNIEEAVVRLIYKLRSEQLDLIDNAALHKALSLAHNYTIQPELVSQLARPRVPELSASNSIDPIEALKTYLNNREDLKEIAASMLDAAHKLLAANEEDWLESNSGEESSILENQLPVGATNSQLRLL, from the coding sequence ATGATTAAGCTCCTCCACCTTTCTGATATTCACATGGGAAGCGGCTTCTCCCACGGACGTATCAATCCGGAAACAGGAACGAATACACGATTAGAGGATTTTGTCAATACTCTGTCTCGATGTATGGATCGAGCGCTGTCGGAACCTGTTGATTTGGTGATCTTTGGCGGGGATGCCTTTCCCGATGCCACACCACCGCCTTACGTTCAGGAAGCTTTTGCCAGCCAGTTTCGTCGCCTTGTAGACGCTCAAATTCCCACTGTGTTACTGGTGGGTAACCACGATCAGCATTCACAAGGGCAAGGAGGGGCAAGTTTATGTATTTACCGGACTTTGGGCGTACCGGGAGTTGTAGTAGGTGATAAGTTAACTACTCATTGTGTCCAAACCCGTAATGGTGCAGTACAAGTAATTACTCTGCCTTGGCTGACTCGTTCTGCATTAATGACTCGCCGAGAAACCGAAGGTTTATCTCTGGCGGAAGTTCATCAACTATTAATTGAACGCCTGCAAGTTGTGTTGGAAGCAGAAATTCGTCGTCTTGATCCCAAGTTACCAACTATTCTGTTGGGTCACTTGATGGTAGATAATGCTAGTTTAGGAGCCGAGCGTTTTTTGGCAGTAGGTAAAGGCTTTACAATTCCCTTGTCAACTTTGGCACGACCTTGTTTTGACTACGTAGCTTTAGGACACATCCACCGCCATCAAAACTTGAATAAATCAAATAATCCCCCGATGGTGTATCCAGGTAGTATTGAGCGGGTGGATTTTAGCGAAGAGAAGGAAGACAAAGGCTATGTAATGGTTGAGTTAGAACGGGGTAATGTTAAGTGGGAATTTTGTCCTTTGCCAGTGCGAAGTTTTTGCACAATCGAGGTGGATGTATCAAAAGCAGAAGATCCGCAAGCTGCAATTGCCAAAGCGATCGCCAAGCATAATATTGAAGAAGCAGTTGTCAGGTTGATTTACAAACTTCGTTCTGAACAGCTAGATTTAATAGATAATGCTGCACTGCATAAAGCGTTGAGTTTAGCTCACAACTATACAATTCAACCAGAATTAGTGAGCCAGTTAGCTAGACCGCGCGTTCCTGAATTAAGTGCCAGTAACAGCATAGATCCAATTGAAGCTTTGAAAACATATTTAAATAATCGCGAAGATTTAAAAGAGATTGCAGCATCAATGTTAGATGCAGCTCACAAATTATTAGCTGCAAACGAGGAAGATTGGCTAGAAAGCAATTCTGGTGAAGAAAGCTCTATTTTGGAAAATCAATTACCAGTTGGTGCTACAAATTCTCAGTTAAGGCTGCTTTAG